In uncultured Desulfobacter sp., one DNA window encodes the following:
- a CDS encoding ATP-binding protein, with translation MDIPKKGMRAPQKLSLFYITLVIIIVTIIAIYINKNSRRELRHMAATQYGIQQLMETKLVASVIEKYFDRFISDLYFMANTDQELSSILHFDELFYNRYKGLQKVTSIRFLDTKGMLTFIYPNEGFRGELIGKRYDVEDYYKKALSTGKIAISSFLYNEKNEPRIRIAIPVCKNDSMTPRIQGVLVGSFDPISVLNTIITPIVSDKAVEYAWVLDSDGYFLIHPVKEFEGKSSFGAREEKNQAFSYERIEKIQQKMIQGHEGTDTYTSGWHRNQKGYIEKLVAYSPVKIVDSNWSVAICSPKNALDTIIEKTEKYHDYTLSFIVLIFSTGGILLFRSSCQRYCLYAQSLKFNEQKLSAISQASSVGICLAKQRKIYWANETLHAMFGYSNDELVGKSTSMFYPDKATYQKMGKILYSDDTKLKPFKATSRCIKRDGTDLHCSFITCPLDASDHSEGFIVVIGDISEIVSVENENIRLKDHMIRTQRMESIAILASGIAHDFNNILFPITGYVELLLMDAAKESDSHKYLMNILKAADRAKKLINQILSFSRQTQGETMAVLVQPIVKETLNLLRETIPKTINIVQKIDMNCSRIMADPTQIHQVIMNLCTNAYQSMENSSGTLTVELCETDIDENKFPCFLDLQPGRYLQLTVSDTGVGMDKEIALKIFEPYFTTKKIGKGTGLGLSVVHGIVKKAGGDIKVISEPDKGTCFYIYLPVLGSCPEATLLPVAENNCMKGTGHILLVDDEEQIVQMGKKFLPRLGYETTVCTSSAKALEILKTNPNTFDLMITDLTMPELTGEELARELKKINSDIPVIICTGSKKDQKKAWAYSSNVKEFLLKPVNMKELSILISKTINGTGETGN, from the coding sequence ATGGATATTCCGAAAAAAGGAATGAGGGCGCCCCAAAAACTGTCTTTATTCTATATTACCCTGGTCATCATTATAGTTACGATCATTGCGATATATATCAACAAAAATAGCCGACGTGAATTACGGCATATGGCTGCCACTCAGTATGGCATTCAGCAGTTGATGGAGACAAAATTAGTAGCATCCGTTATTGAAAAATATTTTGACCGATTTATTTCCGATCTCTATTTCATGGCAAATACCGACCAGGAGTTGTCTTCAATCCTGCATTTTGATGAATTGTTTTATAATCGATATAAAGGGTTGCAAAAAGTTACCTCCATACGATTTTTAGATACAAAGGGAATGTTGACATTTATTTATCCCAATGAAGGATTTCGTGGGGAATTGATTGGAAAAAGATATGATGTTGAGGATTATTATAAAAAAGCATTATCAACTGGGAAAATAGCGATTTCCAGCTTTCTTTACAATGAAAAAAATGAACCAAGAATCAGGATCGCCATTCCCGTTTGTAAAAATGATTCAATGACACCCCGCATCCAAGGTGTTTTGGTGGGATCCTTTGATCCGATAAGTGTTTTGAATACGATTATAACCCCTATTGTATCCGATAAAGCTGTTGAATATGCATGGGTTCTGGATTCAGATGGTTATTTTCTCATACATCCCGTTAAAGAATTTGAAGGCAAAAGCAGTTTTGGCGCCAGGGAGGAAAAAAATCAGGCTTTTTCATATGAGAGAATAGAAAAAATTCAGCAAAAAATGATACAGGGCCATGAAGGTACGGATACATATACCTCTGGATGGCATCGAAATCAAAAGGGATATATTGAAAAACTCGTGGCCTATTCGCCGGTAAAAATAGTGGATTCAAACTGGTCCGTGGCGATTTGTTCCCCGAAAAACGCCCTTGATACAATCATTGAAAAAACAGAGAAATACCACGACTATACTCTGTCCTTCATTGTTCTCATCTTTTCGACGGGAGGGATACTTTTATTCAGAAGCAGCTGTCAGAGATACTGTTTGTATGCCCAGTCACTGAAATTCAATGAGCAGAAACTCAGTGCAATCAGCCAGGCCTCATCGGTGGGGATCTGCCTGGCTAAACAGCGCAAAATTTACTGGGCAAACGAGACCTTGCATGCAATGTTCGGGTATTCCAATGATGAGTTGGTGGGGAAAAGTACGTCAATGTTTTACCCGGATAAAGCCACGTATCAAAAGATGGGTAAGATACTCTATTCTGATGATACCAAATTAAAACCGTTCAAGGCGACAAGCCGGTGCATCAAAAGGGATGGAACAGATCTTCATTGTTCATTCATAACTTGTCCTTTGGATGCCTCGGATCACTCGGAAGGGTTTATCGTGGTTATTGGCGATATTTCCGAAATAGTATCCGTTGAAAACGAAAATATACGGTTGAAAGATCATATGATCCGGACCCAGAGAATGGAGTCCATCGCTATTTTGGCCAGCGGAATCGCCCATGATTTTAACAATATCCTTTTCCCAATTACGGGATATGTTGAGCTCCTGTTGATGGATGCTGCCAAAGAGAGTGATTCCCATAAGTATTTGATGAATATTCTTAAAGCAGCAGACCGGGCGAAAAAACTGATTAATCAGATTCTTTCGTTCAGCAGGCAAACCCAGGGTGAAACAATGGCTGTACTGGTTCAACCCATTGTCAAGGAAACGCTTAACCTTTTAAGAGAAACCATTCCCAAAACCATTAACATCGTACAAAAAATCGATATGAACTGTAGCCGCATCATGGCGGATCCCACCCAGATTCATCAGGTTATCATGAATTTGTGCACAAATGCATATCAATCGATGGAGAACAGCAGCGGAACACTTACCGTTGAACTTTGTGAAACGGACATTGATGAAAATAAGTTCCCCTGCTTTTTGGATCTGCAACCTGGCAGATACTTACAATTGACAGTTTCCGATACAGGCGTCGGCATGGACAAAGAGATTGCTCTGAAAATATTCGAGCCCTATTTTACAACTAAAAAAATTGGAAAAGGTACTGGGCTTGGCCTGTCGGTTGTTCATGGAATCGTTAAAAAAGCAGGCGGGGACATTAAAGTGATCAGTGAGCCGGATAAAGGCACCTGTTTCTACATATACCTGCCTGTTCTTGGTTCATGCCCAGAAGCCACATTACTTCCGGTTGCCGAAAATAATTGCATGAAAGGGACGGGGCATATCCTGCTGGTAGATGATGAAGAACAGATTGTACAAATGGGGAAAAAGTTTCTTCCGCGGCTCGGTTATGAAACCACTGTCTGTACAAGCAGTGCTAAGGCTCTTGAGATATTGAAAACCAATCCAAATACATTCGACCTGATGATCACGGATCTGACGATGCCTGAGTTAACAGGTGAAGAGTTGGCCCGGGAACTGAAAAAGATTAATTCTGATATTCCTGTAATTATCTGTACGGGATCTAAAAAAGATCAAAAAAAGGCGTGGGCATATTCTTCTAATGTCAAGGAATTCTTATTAAAACCCGTAAATATGAAGGAGCTGTCAATATTGATATCAAAAACGATAAACGGCACCGGCGAGACAGGAAACTAA
- a CDS encoding methyl-accepting chemotaxis protein, with protein sequence MSTRIKLGTKISAGFGVILILMLVASTAGLNRLSSVVRQMTDAIDTGNLTMTMYESRQQEKNFILRGDESYVKAVIEQSDLLKEEIEAIKARSIDPETLLQLDDMVKMADKYRQAFDTYISLENSIKEADAIMVASARQMEAAARAVLKADRDECERLMAGNAEPSQIINSMKIAENTEAIIQQVLECRRQEKNFLVRREESYFIKVNSILDEIVAKGKSVRPITEAANTYRQAFSKLNTLKNLQNEINDTLVACARNVQNTVKVSLDGQQRKTDLQIIKAKRLIIGVAFLAIAMGVGTAFFIRRSVVSQLGGDPADIVDITNSIANGNLAVKFDPKKDKGVYNNMKYMAENLIHMFKDIADGVQTLTASATELSVISEQITANSEQTADRSNNVSASAEEMATNMNSVAAATEQTTVNIQMIVAAAEQMSSTINEIAGNTAKGSETTARAVETAKQVSLKVDELGRAASEITKVTETIADISEQTNLLALNATIEAARAGAAGKGFAVVAAEIKELAQQTAEATKEINDKISGVQTTTHESVTAIGSIVEIINEINEIVTFVASAIEEQAATTQEIANNVAQASQGIQEVNENVTQTSVVAAEVTKDITDVSNATDEMSNGSRQIYISAGELSRLAENLSTMVGRFQLS encoded by the coding sequence ATGTCAACGCGTATTAAACTTGGAACAAAAATCAGTGCTGGATTCGGCGTCATTTTGATTTTGATGCTGGTGGCTTCAACAGCAGGCCTTAACAGACTTTCAAGCGTAGTCAGGCAAATGACCGATGCCATTGACACCGGGAATCTGACGATGACGATGTACGAGTCGCGGCAGCAGGAAAAAAATTTCATCCTCAGAGGTGACGAGTCCTATGTCAAGGCCGTCATCGAGCAATCGGATTTACTCAAAGAAGAAATCGAAGCAATCAAGGCCCGTTCAATTGATCCAGAAACCCTTCTGCAGTTGGATGACATGGTCAAGATGGCCGATAAATACCGGCAGGCATTTGATACCTATATTTCTTTGGAAAACAGTATAAAAGAAGCGGATGCAATAATGGTGGCATCGGCACGTCAGATGGAAGCAGCCGCCAGGGCTGTTCTTAAAGCAGATCGTGATGAATGTGAACGCCTGATGGCTGGGAATGCAGAGCCAAGTCAGATTATAAATTCAATGAAGATTGCTGAAAATACAGAGGCTATTATTCAACAGGTGCTGGAATGCCGTCGTCAGGAAAAAAATTTTCTGGTCCGCAGAGAGGAATCCTATTTCATCAAGGTTAACAGTATACTTGATGAAATCGTCGCAAAAGGAAAGTCTGTAAGACCGATAACAGAGGCCGCAAATACATATCGTCAGGCTTTTTCCAAGCTTAACACATTGAAAAATTTACAAAATGAAATTAACGATACCTTGGTTGCATGCGCCCGAAACGTCCAGAATACCGTCAAGGTGTCCCTGGACGGCCAGCAGCGAAAAACAGATCTGCAAATTATCAAAGCCAAGCGGCTGATTATCGGGGTTGCGTTCCTGGCCATTGCCATGGGAGTTGGAACAGCCTTTTTTATCAGACGTAGTGTCGTTTCCCAGCTTGGAGGGGATCCTGCAGATATCGTAGATATTACCAACAGTATTGCGAACGGTAACCTGGCTGTTAAATTTGATCCGAAAAAGGATAAAGGTGTGTATAATAACATGAAATATATGGCTGAAAATTTGATCCATATGTTCAAGGATATTGCAGATGGCGTACAGACCCTGACGGCATCCGCAACAGAGTTATCTGTCATTTCGGAGCAAATAACGGCAAATTCGGAACAGACAGCGGACAGGTCCAATAATGTCTCTGCTTCTGCCGAGGAAATGGCAACCAATATGAATTCCGTTGCAGCAGCCACAGAACAGACGACTGTAAATATCCAAATGATTGTCGCTGCAGCAGAGCAGATGTCTTCCACCATAAATGAAATTGCCGGTAACACGGCCAAAGGCAGCGAAACAACGGCCAGGGCTGTTGAAACAGCAAAACAGGTATCCTTAAAGGTAGATGAACTTGGACGGGCGGCATCTGAAATCACTAAGGTAACAGAAACCATTGCCGACATATCCGAGCAGACCAATCTGCTGGCCCTTAACGCAACCATTGAGGCGGCAAGGGCCGGTGCGGCCGGCAAGGGATTTGCCGTTGTGGCAGCAGAGATTAAAGAACTTGCCCAGCAGACTGCCGAGGCAACAAAGGAAATAAACGACAAAATTTCAGGGGTTCAGACAACAACCCATGAATCTGTAACCGCCATTGGATCCATCGTGGAAATTATTAATGAGATAAACGAAATCGTTACCTTTGTTGCCTCTGCCATCGAAGAGCAGGCGGCCACGACCCAAGAGATAGCAAATAATGTTGCCCAGGCCTCACAGGGAATCCAGGAAGTTAATGAAAATGTAACCCAGACTTCTGTTGTGGCTGCTGAGGTGACAAAGGATATTACCGATGTCAGCAATGCAACCGATGAGATGAGCAACGGCAGCAGGCAGATTTATATCAGCGCTGGCGAATTGTCCCGGCTGGCTGAAAACCTTAGTACAATGGTAGGCCGGTTTCAGCTATCTTAG
- a CDS encoding putative transposase, whose translation MGTNGSINKKAALLEEVEQYEAELSNIKSKIKEVSKHITWGNLEDQDKFMHLLPNRKRLMDTVKMIAYRAETSMAGILKSETIDMPAARRLLQDLYATEADLLPDTENKVLTVRVHNASRPAANKAFIRLFDELNSAELCYPGTNMKMEYVLALNESG comes from the coding sequence ATGGGTACGAATGGATCTATAAACAAAAAAGCAGCATTGCTTGAAGAAGTTGAGCAGTATGAAGCTGAGCTATCAAATATAAAGTCAAAAATAAAAGAGGTATCAAAGCATATCACCTGGGGCAACTTGGAAGATCAAGACAAATTCATGCATCTGCTTCCGAACAGGAAGCGCCTTATGGATACCGTTAAAATGATTGCTTACCGGGCTGAGACCTCAATGGCAGGGATTTTGAAAAGTGAGACCATAGATATGCCGGCAGCCCGCAGGTTGTTGCAGGATTTGTATGCAACAGAGGCAGACCTTCTGCCTGATACAGAAAATAAAGTTTTAACTGTCCGAGTCCATAATGCGTCAAGGCCTGCGGCCAATAAAGCCTTCATCCGTCTATTTGATGAACTGAACTCGGCAGAACTCTGCTACCCTGGTACTAATATGAAGATGGAATATGTACTTGCTCTCAATGAATCTGGGTAG
- a CDS encoding DUF2442 domain-containing protein, with amino-acid sequence MNSLKPLGKNISGVEVTNISTHGIWLLSGDKELFLSYDQFPWFKDVPIGKIINVEEPSLGHFYWPDLDVDLGIESIEHPERFPLVSKGNAISSNLETA; translated from the coding sequence ATGAACAGTTTAAAGCCGCTTGGCAAAAACATTTCGGGAGTTGAGGTCACCAATATTTCTACCCATGGAATCTGGCTGCTGTCCGGGGACAAAGAATTGTTTCTCAGTTATGATCAATTCCCTTGGTTTAAGGACGTTCCTATTGGAAAGATAATTAATGTTGAAGAACCAAGTCTGGGCCATTTCTATTGGCCAGATCTTGATGTCGATTTGGGGATTGAATCTATTGAACATCCCGAACGTTTCCCACTTGTTTCCAAAGGGAATGCTATCTCCTCAAATTTAGAAACCGCATAA
- a CDS encoding sugar ABC transporter substrate-binding protein has product MKQKHLVVLGLIFIVGIALITIFQSSKETTQRKASPSIKKYSGQKLSLMVSQSFRVAGRYLAETYRNKTGAIVEITIVPYEELEQRIIDNHNSNFSQIDVTMFWYVYLGRLAKAGILLDLTDFIDTNRVEIEPDDFIPVIYEAYSSYDGKRWGLPFDGDTHTLFYNKSILKRYGLLPPQSWEEYLNISKLITEKEKNIGVYGSAIMAQPTPIILLSAFMNRLSSYGGKLLDVNNKPLLSSPEALRALKDLMEQSKYALPTPMETSFQICVDAFLAGQVAMVEQWTDLGIMAEDDSRSLIQGQWGVLPLPMGEQQSSPILSLNAGYSLGIPAKSNNKELAKEFLLYATSPTTSKELSLIVGSSGVDPVRFSTINSSEYAQIAPEVSRLKKKYLHHAKAWPTIPQMPEMMFILTKYIHLSLEGILTPEIALEKTNQEWGVLLAEG; this is encoded by the coding sequence ATGAAACAGAAACATCTTGTCGTTTTGGGGTTGATCTTCATTGTAGGCATTGCGTTGATAACAATTTTTCAATCCTCAAAAGAAACCACCCAAAGAAAAGCATCGCCCTCCATAAAAAAATATTCAGGCCAGAAACTCTCTTTAATGGTAAGTCAGTCCTTTCGCGTCGCAGGCAGATATCTCGCAGAAACATATAGGAATAAAACTGGCGCAATCGTAGAGATAACAATCGTTCCTTACGAAGAATTAGAGCAGCGTATCATTGACAACCATAATTCCAATTTTTCGCAGATAGATGTTACCATGTTCTGGTATGTCTACCTCGGGCGTCTTGCAAAAGCTGGAATTTTACTTGACCTCACTGATTTTATCGACACCAACAGAGTGGAAATAGAGCCAGACGATTTTATTCCAGTAATCTACGAGGCATACTCATCGTATGACGGCAAACGCTGGGGACTTCCATTTGACGGGGACACGCATACCCTTTTCTACAACAAATCAATCCTCAAACGGTATGGGCTCCTCCCCCCTCAATCCTGGGAAGAATACCTTAATATTTCTAAATTGATCACAGAAAAGGAAAAAAATATCGGAGTTTACGGAAGTGCCATTATGGCACAGCCGACTCCGATAATACTGTTATCAGCTTTTATGAATCGCCTAAGCTCCTATGGCGGCAAACTTCTGGATGTTAATAATAAACCGCTCCTGTCTTCTCCTGAGGCACTCAGGGCCCTCAAAGACTTGATGGAACAGTCAAAATATGCGTTACCAACCCCTATGGAGACAAGTTTTCAAATCTGTGTGGATGCCTTCCTCGCTGGTCAGGTTGCCATGGTAGAGCAATGGACTGATCTGGGGATCATGGCAGAAGATGATTCCAGGTCCCTTATACAGGGACAATGGGGTGTGCTGCCATTGCCGATGGGGGAGCAGCAAAGTTCCCCCATCTTATCTCTGAATGCAGGGTATTCATTAGGAATTCCAGCAAAATCAAACAATAAAGAGTTAGCCAAGGAATTCTTGCTCTATGCCACATCACCGACCACAAGTAAAGAACTCAGTTTAATTGTAGGAAGCAGCGGAGTCGATCCGGTACGTTTTTCTACTATAAATTCATCGGAATATGCCCAAATTGCGCCAGAGGTAAGTCGGTTGAAAAAAAAATATCTTCATCATGCAAAGGCTTGGCCGACCATACCCCAGATGCCTGAGATGATGTTTATATTAACCAAATACATTCATCTATCACTTGAGGGAATCCTCACTCCCGAGATTGCTTTAGAGAAAACTAACCAAGAGTGGGGAGTACTGCTTGCCGAGGGTTAA